One window from the genome of Lynx canadensis isolate LIC74 chromosome E3, mLynCan4.pri.v2, whole genome shotgun sequence encodes:
- the CHCHD2 gene encoding coiled-coil-helix-coiled-coil-helix domain-containing protein 2 has product MPRGSRSRTSRMAPPASRAPQMRAAPRPAPAAQLPAAAPPSAVGSPAAAPRQPGLMAQMATTAAGVAVGSAVGHTLGHAITGGFGGGSNAEPSRPDITYQEPQGTQPAYQQQFGPCHYEMKQFLECAQNQGDLKLCEGFSEVLKQCRFANGLA; this is encoded by the exons ATGCCGCGTGGAAGCCGGAGCCGTACCTCCCGCATGGCCCCTCCGGCCAG CCGGGCACCTCAGATGAGAGCTGCACCCAGACCTGCGCCAGCCGCTCAGCTGCCGGCAGCAGCTCCACCATCTGCTGTTGGCTCACCTGCTGCTGCACCCCGGCAGCCAGGTCTGATGGCCCAGATGGCAACCACTGCAGCTGGCGTGGCTGTGGGCTCTGCCGTCGGGCACACGCTAGGTCATGCCATCACTGGGGGCTTCGGTGGAGGAAGTAATGCTGAGCCTTCAAGGCCTGACATCACTTACCAG GAGCCTCAGGGAACCCAGCCAGCATACCAGCAGCAGTTTGGCCCCTGCCACTATGAGATGAAACAGTTCCTGGAGTGTGCCCAGAATCAGGGTGACCTTAAGCTTTGTGAAGGTTTCAGCGAGGTGCTGAAACAGTGCAGATTTGCAAATG GATTAGCCTAA
- the NUPR2 gene encoding nuclear protein 2: MGDDEMGPAFLNARARVRQPPAEAWPPVSSEDELYDCLDYYYLRDFPACGAGRSKGRTRRERELRTNWPVPGGHERKIAQKLLNGQRKRRQRQLHPRARTRLA; encoded by the coding sequence ATGGGGGACGACGAGATGGGCCCGGCGTTTCTCAACGCCCGGGCTCGGGTCCGGCAGCCTCCAGCCGAGGCGTGGCCGCCCGTGAGCTCCGAGGACGAGCTCTACGATTGCCTGGATTATTACTACCTGCGCGACTTCCCGGCCTGCGGGGCCGGGCGCAGCAAGGGCCGGACGCGGCGCGAGCGGGAACTGCGCACCAACTGGCCAGTGCCGGGAGGCCACGAGCGCAAGATCGCGCAGAAGCTCCTCAACGGTCAGCGCAAGCGTCGCCAGCGCCAGCTGCACCCCCGGGCGCGCACGCGTCTCGCCTGA